The DNA sequence CGCGCCCGGCGATGGACAGATCCCGGTCGAACCAGGGGTTCAGCAACGCGCCCCCGTACACCTCGACCCCCAGTTGCAGATAGCCTTTCCGCCGGGTCTCCGGATGCGGCTTGACCTTGAGACAGGGTGAGTCCGTGTGCGCGCCCACCATGCGCAGGCCGTTCTCGGGAAGCGGCGTTACGGGGGGCAGGGTCCAGGCGATGATGGAAGAGTCGTTGCGCGTGGTGAAGTAACGCCCTCCGGGTCTCAACTCCCACGGTTCCGCCTCGGGGCGGCGTTCGAAGCCGGCATCCATGAGCCGCCGCGCCATCCCGTCCACCGCGTGGAAAGGCGTGGGCGACGCGGCCAGGAAAGCCATGAGCTCCCGATTGAAGGCTTCTTGGTCCATGGGGCTGTTGGCGGGTCCGCGCGGTGGCACGTTAGCCCAGGCGGTACTCCCTCATGGGGTTGGTCACGGCGATGCGCTCGATGGCGTCGTCGTCGAGGCCGGCCTTCTCCAGGCCTCCCACGGGGTCGGGGTCGCCGGGCGGGAACGGGGCGTCGCCGCCGAGCAGGATGCGCTCGATCCCCACCATCTCCCGGAGGAACCGCAACGCGTCGCCGCTGTGCACGATGCTGTCATAGAGGAAGCGTTGCACGTAGGCGCTGGGCGGGTGTGCCGCCTTGTCGCCGGTCGCGCTCCGGTTGGCGGCGTCGTGCATGCGGTCGAAGCGGCCGATGAGGTACAGCAGGTTGCCGCCGCCGTGGGCCAGCAGCAGGCGCAGTCCGGGGAAGCGGTCGAGGGTGCCGCTGAGGATCATGGAGCCCACGGCCAGGGTGGTGTCCATGGTGTAGGCGCAGGTCTGGTTCAGGCTGAACCTCTCGGCCCGGGGCAGCGGCTGGGGCAGGGAAGGGTGCACGAACACCGGCATGTCCAGGGCCTCGCAGGCGCTCCAGAATTCGTCCAGAGGAGCCTCGCCCAGGTTCCGGCCGTCAACGTTGGCGGTGACGATGACGCCGACGGCGCCGTTGGCGGCGCAACGCTCCAGTTCCCGCGCCGCCACCGCCGCATCCACGAGCGGCGCCGACGCCATCCAGGCGAACCGTTCCGGGCGGGCGCCGCACAGCTCGGCGATGCCGTCGTTCAGGATGCGGTGCCAGGTGTCGCAGCGGGCGGCGTCGAGACCGTAACCGAAGATGTCGGTCCACACCGAGAGGATCTGCCGCGCCACCCGTTGCCCGTCCATCTCCGCCAGGCGTCCGTCCAGGTCCAGCAGGCCGGGAAGGAAGGGCCGCACCTCCAGGCCGTCGTCGAACCGGCAGCATTGGGCACCGGCCCCCTTGTCCACCAGCGAGACTCCCAGCTCCACTCCCCTGGCGGACAACGCCTCCAGGGCCTTCGGCGGCACGAAGTGCGCGTGTACGTCAATCGCGGTCACGGGAACGATCCATCAAGGCCTTTTCCTGGCCCCCGTCGATTTCGATCATGGTGCCGTTGACGAAGTGCATGAGCGGCGACGCCAGCATCACCACGAGATTGGCGACCTCCTCGGTCTCGGCGATGCGTCCCAGCGGGATCGAGCGCGGCGCCAACTGGTCGGCCTCCTCGTAGCTCAGGCGCATGTCCCGTGACATGGCCTGCACCAGCCCGGTCCAGCGTTCGGTGCGCACCGGGCCGGGGTTCACGGCCACGAAGCTGATGCCGTGCTTGCCGTACTGGCCCGCCAGCGACTTGGTCAGGTTCTGCCCCGCGGCGTTGGCCGCGCCCGGGGCGACCTCCCAGTAGGACGTCTTGACGCCGTCGTTGCCGATGAGGTTGACGACGCGCCCGCCACCGTGCTGGCGCATGATCGGCAGCGCGTAGCGCATGCAGCGGACGTAGCCCATGAACTTGAGCTGCAGCGCCAGGTCCCAGTCGTCCTCGGTCAGGTTTTCGATGACCCCGCCCGGAGCGGCGCCGGCGTTGTTCACCAGGATGTCGATGCGTCCCAGTGCGTCGGCCGCGGCCTCGACGAAGCCGCGCGCGTCCTCGTCCTTGGTCAAGTCCGCGGTGATGGGAACGATCCTGCGGCCGCTGGCGCCCGCCACTTCCGCGGCCGCGGCTTCCAGCGGCCCCGCCCGGCGCGCGCATATGGCCACGTCCACCCCCTCGCGAGCCAGGGCCTGCACGATGGCCTTGCCGATTCCCTCGCTGCCGCCGGTCACGACGGCGGTCTTGCCTTGCAGTTCCAGGTCCATGGGTCTCTCCTGTCGATCACGAGTCCGACGCTTTGTCCACTGGGGCGAACAGCTCCCGGTACCGCTCCCGCAACGTCGCTTTGGCCACCTTGCCGAGATCGTTGCGCGGGATCGCGTCCACGACAAGGATGCGTTTCGGCACCTTGAAGGACGCAAGCTCCGTCTTGAGATACCCGATGCAGGCGCTTTCGTCGAACGCCGCCGGAGTCGCGGTCTCCACCACGGCGGTCACCGCTTCGCCGAAATCCGCATGAGGCACGCCGAATACCGCGGAGGAGGCCACCTCCGCGCAGCGGTCGAGGGCGTCCTCCACCTCCTTGGGGTACACGTTGAGGCCGCCGGAGATGACCACGTCCGTCTCCCGTCCCAGGATGCGCACGCACCCCTCGCCGTCGATCTCCGCCACGTCGCCGGTGACGAACCACCCGTCCTCGGTGAACGCTTGCTCTTCGGGCCAATTCCAGTAGCCGGCGAAGACGTTGTGGCCGCGGGTCTCCAGCACCCCCGTGGCGGACGAGGTGAAACGTCCGTCCTCGTTGGCGGCCCGCACCGCGATACCCGGAAGCGGCCAGCCCACCCAACCGCGGCGTCCGTCGGTGCCGGGCGGGACCGCGGTGATGATGGCCGCCTCGGTGGAGCCGTAGCGTTCGATGATCTCCATGCCCGTGACGTTCCGGAACTCCTGCGCGGTTTCCGGTGGCAACGGCGCGGAGCCGGAGATGGCCAGGCGAAACGGTTTCCTCACCGCGTCCGCCAGTCCGGGTTCCTTGAGCAGGCGCGCGTAGTGCGTCGGCACCCCCATCATGACGGTGCAGCGCGGCAGTTCCCGGAGCACGCTCTCCGCGTCGAACCGGGGCAGGAAGCAGACGGCGCCGCCGGCCGTGAGCATGACGTTGATGGCGGTCAGGAGGCCGTGGGCGTGATAGGCCGGCAGCGCGTGCATCAGCACGTCGCCGCGTCCCAGCCGCCATACCTCCACCAGCGCCCGAGCGCTCGCCGCCAGGTTGCCGTGGGTGATCAACGCGCCCTTGGGACGGCCGGTGGTGCCGGACGTGTACAGCAGCGCGGCCGGCGTCTCCCCGGGCACGTCGGCGATCGCGGGCGCGCGCCCGGATGTGCGCGCCACCTCGGCGAAGGAGCCCTGGTCGCCGCGCAGATCCTCCACCCGGCACCCGAGCCGTCCGGCCGCGGGGGCGAAGGTTTCCCTCTCGGCCGGATCGCACACCAGCAGGGCAGGGCGCGCGTCCTCCAGCAGCGACCCCACTTCCCGCGGCGTGTAGGCGGTGTTCATTGGATGGAGAACGGCCCCGATCCTGAAGCACGCATGAGCGAGGAACACGGCTTCGACGCACTTTTCCACCCGAACGGAGACCCGTTCGCCCGGTTTGACGCCGCAGGCCGCCAACGCGCCGGCCGCCCGTTCGATGGCGGCGAGCACCTGGCCGGTGGACAGCGCGCCCGAGCCCGGCCGCAGGAAGGCGGGAGCCGCGTCGTCCCGGGCGCCATACAGGGTATGGATGAGATTGTCCTGCGCCATGTTCCGGCCGTGGTCTAACGCCCTCGGAACGCGGGCTTGCGCTTCTGCTTGAAAGCCAGGAGGCCCTCGGCATAGTCGGCGCTGGCGTCCGCCTCGAGGGCGAGCCGGCGCAACGTCTCGCTGTCGCCTTCCCGGCGCGCCAGCGCGGTCAGCGTCGCCTTGGCCGCGGCCAGGGTCAGGGGCGCATTCCCGGCGATGTCGCGGGCCATGCGCCGTCCCTCCTCCAGCACGTCGCCGGGCCGCACCACGCGATGTACCGCGCCGTGGCCCTGGGCCGTGCGCGCATCGCAACGCCCGGCGCCCAGAAGAAGGCCGCGTACCACCGAATCGCCGAATACCCGCACGAAGCGCGCGATCCCGCGCGGGTCGTAGCCCAAGCCCAGACGCGCCGCCGGCACCATGAAATAGGCGTCCTCCGCCGCGACGCGGAGGTCGCAGGCGCACGCCAGGGACGCGCCCGCCCCCACGCACGGACCCGCGACGCAGGCCACGGTCGGTTGCGGCACCGCCTCCAGCGCCCGCAGGGCGCTCTCCACCAGATCGTCATAGGCGCGTGTGGTGCCGGGAGCCCGGAGCGCGGTGAATTCCCGGATGTCCGCCCCGGACGAGAACACCGTCTCGTCGCCCGCCAGCAGGATTACCCGTACGGTGCCGTCGCGCGCCACCGTACGGGCGAAGCGCCGGAGTTCGGTCCACATGGCGATGGAGATGGCGTTGCGGCTGTCGCCGCTGGCGAGCCGCAACTCCGCCACGCCGTCCGCCGTGGACACCTGTATGGACCCCGCCTGTGGCATGCCGCCGCTCATGAATCCTGCCGGTGCGCCGTCCACGTCCCGTTGGCGACGGCGCCGAACAGGTCCGCCAGCGCCGCGTTGACCGCGGCCGGCTCTTCCAGCGTCAGCGTATGGCCCGCGCGCGGCACCACCACCAGCGCCGCCATGGGCGACGTGCGTTTGAGGAAGACGCTGCCGTCCAGGCACGGGTCGTCCTCGTCGCCGACGATGACGAGCAACGGGACATGGAGCCGCGACAACGGCGCCTCCATGTCCCACAGGGTCGGGCGCAGGCCTTGAACCTGGGACATGGTAAGGGCCAGGCCCGCGGGCGAATGGTCGGCGAGGGTCTTCTCGAACTCGGCGAAGCCGCGCGGGTCCTTGGCCTCGAAGGTTTTGCGCATGGGGTAGCGGGCGTACTGGGCCGCCGACCGCGCCATGGGCTCTTCACGGAACATGCGCGCGATGTCCGCGCACATGGCCGCGCGCGCGTCTCGTTCGTCCGGATTGGAACCCCAGCCGCAGCCGATGGCCGCCACCGACAGACAACGCCCGGGATGGTGGATGGCCACGTGCAGCGCGGTGTAGGCGCCCATGGAATGCCCCACGATGTGCGCCCGCTCCAGCCGGAGGCCGTCGAGTACCGCCAGGACGTCGTCGCGGGCGATGTCCTGGCCGTAGGCTTCGGGGTTGTCGGGCACCTCGGACGGCAAGTAGCCGCGCGCGTCGAAGGCGATGCAGCGGTGGGAGCGCGAAAAGCACCGCATCTGCGGCTCGAAGCTCCGGTGGTCGCCGGCGAACTCGTGCACGAACACGATGGGAACGCCCCGCCCGGATTCCTCGTAGTAGAGACGGGTGCCGTCGGGTGCGGTGATGGTCGGCAAGGATGCCCTCCTGTCCGGTTCCTATCCCAATTCCTTCCGGTGCTTGCTCAGCAGCACGGCCGAGCCCAGTGACACGCCGACGGCGATGAGCGAGTACAGAACCGCCAGTACGACGTCGGCGCCCGACGGTGGCGGGTTGCGGCTCCAGTACAGGAACAGGTTCACGACGACGTAAAGGGCGTAGGCGTGCGCCATCCCGATGACGATGCGCTTCATGTACCAAAGGCCCAGGCCGTAGACCACCAGGTAGACGCCGAACACGAGGCTCCACAACACGCTGTCGCCGCCCGTCAAGCGGGTCCCGAACAGAACGAAACCGCTGTGCTCGGTTAGCTGCAGGGGCTTGGCGAAGTTGGAGAGAGCCAAGAGCCAGAAGCAGATCGCGAGGCCGCGGAAAACGCGGTCCGGGCGTTCCTTCGTCATCGTCGTCGTCCTCCCTTCTTGCGCTTGCTCGCGTGGCGCCTCCGGCCTGCCGGCGAACAAGGTTTCCCGCATCTTATCATGCGAGTGAACGGGACGGCACACGGCCGGTGCGTGCACGCGCGTGCCGGAGCCGGGGCGGCAGGCCCGCCGCCCTTACAGTTCGCGCAGCGCGGTGGCGGGCGGCGTACGGACGAGCCGGCGCGTGCCCAGGTAACCCACCGCGGTGACCATCAGAATGCCGAACAGCGGCCCTGCGGGCCAGATCTGCGGATGGAGGCTGGTGGACAGGTCGAACACGAAACGGTTCAGCGTGAACGCGGTGATTTCCGCGCCGACGACGGCGACGACGCCGGCGAACGCCCCCAGCGCGGCGAACTCGGCCATCAGCGCGCCGGTGATGAGGCGGCGCGTTCCGCCCAGGGCGCGCAGCAGCGCCAGCTCCTTCAGGCGCTGGTCGCGGCTCGACTGGATGGACGCGATCAGCACCAGCAACCCGGCGCACAGCACCAGCGCCAGCACCAGCTCCACGGCCTGGGCGACGTGGGCGATGATGCGCCGCAGGTGCGTGATGATCTGGTCCACGTCGATAACCGAGACGGTGGGATGGTGGGTGAGCAACTCGTTGAGGAGGGCTCTTCGTTCCGCGGGCAGGTGGAAGCTGGTCATGTAGGTGGCGGGTTGTCCGTCCAGCGCCCCGGGGGACAGGATGATGAAGAAATTGGGCTGCAGGCTGTCCCAGGCCACGCGCCGGGTATTGGTCACCGTGGCGGTGAACGGCAGGCCGCCGACGTCGAAGGTCAGGGAGTCGCCCAGCGACAGCCCCAGGGACGTGGCGTACTCTTCCTCCAACGATGCGGACGGGGCGGCGCCGCCGGCCCACCATTGGCCGTCCACCACGACGTTGTGGTCGGGCAGGTCCGCCAGGAACGTGAGGTTGCGCTCGCGCAGGATTCCGGGCCGGCCCCGGCCGCCGGGGCCATCCCGTTCGTCGTCGGGCCGTTCCCGTCGCCGCGGCCGTTCTCGTTGCCACTGGGCCGCCCCGGTCCCGTTGACCGCGGTGATGCGGCCGCGGATCATCGGGAACATCCTGCCGTCGTAACCGGCGCGGGCCTTCAACAGGGTTTCGACCGCGTCCACCTCGGCGGGCGCTACGTTCATCACGAACTGGTTGGGCGCGCGCTCCGGTATGCGTGACTGCCACTCGTCGACGAGCGCCGTGCGCACCAGCACCATGATCAGCAGCAGCATGACGGCCACGCCGAAGACCACGATTTGCCCAACGTTCTCGCGGTGGCGGCGGTGCAGACCGGCCAGGGCCAGGCGCCAGACGCTGCCGGCCTGCATGCCCAGGGCGCGGCCGCCGCGCAAGAGGATCAGCGCGAGCCCGGCGAACACGCTCACGGTCACGGCCACCCCGGCCAGCGCCCATCCCGTCAGCGTGGCGTCGCCGCTGTACCACACCAGGAGGCCCAGGCCGCCGGCGGCGGCGCTGCCATACGTCAACGCCGAGGCGGTTCCCGGC is a window from the Deltaproteobacteria bacterium genome containing:
- a CDS encoding amidohydrolase family protein; the protein is MTAIDVHAHFVPPKALEALSARGVELGVSLVDKGAGAQCCRFDDGLEVRPFLPGLLDLDGRLAEMDGQRVARQILSVWTDIFGYGLDAARCDTWHRILNDGIAELCGARPERFAWMASAPLVDAAVAARELERCAANGAVGVIVTANVDGRNLGEAPLDEFWSACEALDMPVFVHPSLPQPLPRAERFSLNQTCAYTMDTTLAVGSMILSGTLDRFPGLRLLLAHGGGNLLYLIGRFDRMHDAANRSATGDKAAHPPSAYVQRFLYDSIVHSGDALRFLREMVGIERILLGGDAPFPPGDPDPVGGLEKAGLDDDAIERIAVTNPMREYRLG
- a CDS encoding SDR family oxidoreductase, which encodes MDLELQGKTAVVTGGSEGIGKAIVQALAREGVDVAICARRAGPLEAAAAEVAGASGRRIVPITADLTKDEDARGFVEAAADALGRIDILVNNAGAAPGGVIENLTEDDWDLALQLKFMGYVRCMRYALPIMRQHGGGRVVNLIGNDGVKTSYWEVAPGAANAAGQNLTKSLAGQYGKHGISFVAVNPGPVRTERWTGLVQAMSRDMRLSYEEADQLAPRSIPLGRIAETEEVANLVVMLASPLMHFVNGTMIEIDGGQEKALMDRSRDRD
- a CDS encoding AMP-binding protein; the protein is MAQDNLIHTLYGARDDAAPAFLRPGSGALSTGQVLAAIERAAGALAACGVKPGERVSVRVEKCVEAVFLAHACFRIGAVLHPMNTAYTPREVGSLLEDARPALLVCDPAERETFAPAAGRLGCRVEDLRGDQGSFAEVARTSGRAPAIADVPGETPAALLYTSGTTGRPKGALITHGNLAASARALVEVWRLGRGDVLMHALPAYHAHGLLTAINVMLTAGGAVCFLPRFDAESVLRELPRCTVMMGVPTHYARLLKEPGLADAVRKPFRLAISGSAPLPPETAQEFRNVTGMEIIERYGSTEAAIITAVPPGTDGRRGWVGWPLPGIAVRAANEDGRFTSSATGVLETRGHNVFAGYWNWPEEQAFTEDGWFVTGDVAEIDGEGCVRILGRETDVVISGGLNVYPKEVEDALDRCAEVASSAVFGVPHADFGEAVTAVVETATPAAFDESACIGYLKTELASFKVPKRILVVDAIPRNDLGKVAKATLRERYRELFAPVDKASDS
- a CDS encoding enoyl-CoA hydratase/isomerase family protein, with the protein product MPQAGSIQVSTADGVAELRLASGDSRNAISIAMWTELRRFARTVARDGTVRVILLAGDETVFSSGADIREFTALRAPGTTRAYDDLVESALRALEAVPQPTVACVAGPCVGAGASLACACDLRVAAEDAYFMVPAARLGLGYDPRGIARFVRVFGDSVVRGLLLGAGRCDARTAQGHGAVHRVVRPGDVLEEGRRMARDIAGNAPLTLAAAKATLTALARREGDSETLRRLALEADASADYAEGLLAFKQKRKPAFRGR
- a CDS encoding alpha/beta hydrolase, coding for MPTITAPDGTRLYYEESGRGVPIVFVHEFAGDHRSFEPQMRCFSRSHRCIAFDARGYLPSEVPDNPEAYGQDIARDDVLAVLDGLRLERAHIVGHSMGAYTALHVAIHHPGRCLSVAAIGCGWGSNPDERDARAAMCADIARMFREEPMARSAAQYARYPMRKTFEAKDPRGFAEFEKTLADHSPAGLALTMSQVQGLRPTLWDMEAPLSRLHVPLLVIVGDEDDPCLDGSVFLKRTSPMAALVVVPRAGHTLTLEEPAAVNAALADLFGAVANGTWTAHRQDS
- a CDS encoding ABC transporter permease, translating into MSLSLALRLALRDWRAGELRLLLAALLLAVGAVTAVSLFVDRLQRALVAESATLLGADRVIDASRAVPQRFRDLAAARGLAVADVIRFPSMASADATGRSQLASVKAVTPGYPLRGTLRVADEPFARGRRTDGLPAPGEVWLDSRLFPALGVKLGDTVSVGYADFTVTAVLASEPDRGGGFMGFAPRLLMRAEDIPATRVIQPGSRIRYRLLLAGDGDALRSLHDTIRDELAPGYRWRDVRGANARIDSALDRAESFLLLGGLLTVLLAGVAVALSAHRYARRHYDHVAVLKTLGATPGEVQWGYTLVLLIIGVAGALAGLVLGALAHFGIIAALRGFLPVSLPLPGARPVWVGLLTGFICVLAFGLPPLLRLRGVSPMRVIRRDLAPGTASALTYGSAAAGGLGLLVWYSGDATLTGWALAGVAVTVSVFAGLALILLRGGRALGMQAGSVWRLALAGLHRRHRENVGQIVVFGVAVMLLLIMVLVRTALVDEWQSRIPERAPNQFVMNVAPAEVDAVETLLKARAGYDGRMFPMIRGRITAVNGTGAAQWQRERPRRRERPDDERDGPGGRGRPGILRERNLTFLADLPDHNVVVDGQWWAGGAAPSASLEEEYATSLGLSLGDSLTFDVGGLPFTATVTNTRRVAWDSLQPNFFIILSPGALDGQPATYMTSFHLPAERRALLNELLTHHPTVSVIDVDQIITHLRRIIAHVAQAVELVLALVLCAGLLVLIASIQSSRDQRLKELALLRALGGTRRLITGALMAEFAALGAFAGVVAVVGAEITAFTLNRFVFDLSTSLHPQIWPAGPLFGILMVTAVGYLGTRRLVRTPPATALREL